AGAATCCACTAGCAGTTGGACTGGCACACTTGGCATTAAAAATTGGTGACTTTCCTCAATAAAGATGtattctgtatttgctttctggtttATGAGCCTATAGGGGATGCAATCTCATTTCAAAACTTTACTCTCTAACCAATAGAACtagtagtatttttatttgtcttttaatataGGCTTGGATTTCTTTGTACCATCCAGTTACCAGCTGGTAGggactgaaattaaatatttggcattttattgaaaaatggGCATTCGTGTCAGTCATGTGTGATTACCCAATGgatgcattttgaaaacatgtaTGTGCTGTCCTAGCTAATGTACATTGATTACAGATTGTGGGTGATATGAATCAATCCATAAAATTGAGTTCTGGAATCATGtacttaattttgtttcacttaGAATGGAATATATAAGAAGTGGATAGAACTGGTTACACAAGAACACAaggcctgaaagaaaaaagagggaattaagttgctgggaaaaaaaaaaaaaaaaaaaaaaaaaaaaaaaaaaaaaaaaaaaaaaaaaaaaaaaaaggagcctgGCTGATGTGCATCACCAGAGGACAAGCTTATAGTATCTCTGACATTATGCTAACCTGAGCTCAGACTCTTTGTCTTTATTGCAAACCCAGGGTCAGAACTTGTCCCTGCAACAGCATATCACAGGGTGGGGCTTTCTGCAAAGCTCTGCACACTACTGCCTGTCTAAGTAGTTCACTTGCTCAATCACTGCAGGATCCACCATTTTCTCACAAATGCAAAATTTGTATTCACCACACTGTGCAGTGCCTATGTTTGAACCTTGAAGCCACACACACTCTAGGAAAGGACTTGAGCTGACTTCTTGGATCTGaaacctgtgaaaaaaataacaaagattttCACCATCCCATGAAAAATTCCACAGACTAATATAATAATTCATGATGGCTGCTACCTATTTGACCCACACGAGCATATAAACTCTTTTATGGAGGCTTGTCTGGATGAATAAACAAGTGATGAACAATCTGATGACAAACTGTGGGGATGGGCAGCTGAGTACTAAGTGGTGGCTAAAGGCTCCTGCCTTTGGTTCACAAGAAATATGCATGGCCTTGGTCTGTTCCTATCTGCATAGTCACTTACAGATCCATGGAGAAAGCTGATCCATCCTCCCATAGCCAGGGCCCCTCAGATCCATTGTGAGACAGACCAGTCCAGAAAGAATACGAACTGTAAGACTGTGCCGATTGCATTACAAAGTCctgtacagaaataaatatgaagcCTGTGAATCACATCCCTGCTTCATTCATAACGGCCTATGATTTGGAAAAcgaaagaaggaaattaaagtGAAGTATTCACACCTGTGTGTAATAGACATTGTTTTGCAAGTGACTCTGGGCAGTGCCTCCTACTCCTGGCAGTAAGTGCTATTTTGGAGATAAGAAAAATGAACCTGCTGAGAGCCTTTAGCAGTTATCAGCTAAAATGGTCACTGAGATAACCACAGACTGCACGTAGCTGGGTAAAGGATATAGGATAATGACCCCGTTCTAACACCCTTCTAAAGCTAACGAGTACTAGCTCAATTATATTTGACCTGAGGTGGGGTGAGGATCTAGATGTAGACCCAAGCTGGTGTGTCTCAATGAACTTTCCTGAAGTCAGTGAAGATGTGTAAGAGAGAGTACAGCCACAGTACAAGCAGAGTGACTTCAAAGAGGCAGGGACCAAGTTTTTGCAACTTGGTCCAGCACATGCATGCCATAGCATACTGCTCCAGCAGAAAGATGGAGTGACTGTTCAGACCACATTAGATGTAGTGCATGTACTTAGAAAGAagaatgaacaacaaaaaagaatctTTACCAGTTCTTTCTTACTCTCTATCTTAAGAAATCTGGACTCCAGAGCAGAGCACCGAGCCTTGCTTTCTTGCCAAGTTTTCCATTCCTTTGAAAAGTAGTAACAGTTCTCCCCATACTGCAGCCAGGTCTCAGGACAAGGAGTACATTTAtatccttgaaaacaaaacagcacctGATCAGCTTTGTCAGTGATGGCAGTCTCTTCTAGTCTAGCGGATTTCTGCAAGATCACAAGAGCAGTGCACAGCCTCTCTatcacagagaagcagcaactCCTCTTTCATTCTGCAGCTAAATTCACGTCTTCAGGGGAGACTTTATAAACACAGTTGCCAGAAGACCagaataacatttcaaaattaaaatcagataAACAAATACTAAAGATTTTCAGAATATGAGCAGAAAGCACGTGAAAATATGTGTATGAAATCCAGAACTGTAGAACTGATAATGACTGATTTTTGCACTGTATTTGAAGCCTTCCAGCTTCACAATGAGATGGAGTGCTGGGgtactctttttcttctccatgcaATGGGATAACTGCTGGTAGGAGAGTGCTAGTACTGCACAACTAGAGGAAATTTTGACGATTGAGTTATGTTCACAGAGACATGGATCTAGGTGGACATACAGGTAGAGGGAACCTAGACTTTCAGTCATATGGGGTCATCTCTATTCATGTGAACTTTCAGTTTCTTGCTAACAACTTAAGGGTCAGCTTTTCCCTCCTATATGCTTTGCAAAGCAACTTATACTGGAACTTCTCTGGCACCATTTCATATATGCTATGGATTCAGCATGCAGATGGCAGATAGTGATGGCCAGTCAAAGTGAAAGATATTGCACCCATTGTTCTTCCAAAAATACCTTTCTGACAGCTGGACTTTGGCTCATTCTGC
This is a stretch of genomic DNA from Cygnus atratus isolate AKBS03 ecotype Queensland, Australia chromosome 1, CAtr_DNAZoo_HiC_assembly, whole genome shotgun sequence. It encodes these proteins:
- the LOC118247782 gene encoding C-type lectin domain family 1 member A-like codes for the protein MTEEVTYADLKFVTLEKLQTKDIQTARAKDSRSRSSCWQLATMALGVVCLSSVAATGVLAAKFILVCHAVRERDENFTLQKAIMENLSQQLEHLQAQNLNLSETVKQLATSRGYKCTPCPETWLQYGENCYYFSKEWKTWQESKARCSALESRFLKIESKKELDFVMQSAQSYSSYSFWTGLSHNGSEGPWLWEDGSAFSMDLFQIQEVSSSPFLECVWLQGSNIGTAQCGEYKFCICEKMVDPAVIEQVNYLDRQ